In a genomic window of Rhinopithecus roxellana isolate Shanxi Qingling chromosome 2, ASM756505v1, whole genome shotgun sequence:
- the PAICS gene encoding multifunctional protein ADE2 isoform X1, translating to MATAEVLNIGKKLYEGKTKEVYELLDSPGKVLLQSKDQITAGNAARKNHLEGKAAISNKITSCIFQLLQEAGIKTAFTRKCGETAFIAPQCEMIPIEWVCRRIATGSFLKRNPGVKEGYKFYPPKVELFFKDDANNDPQWSEEQLIAAKFCFAGLVIGQTEVDIMSHATQAIFEILEKSWLPQNCTLVDMKIEFGVDVTTKEIVLADVIDNDSWRLWPSGDRSQQKDKQSYRDLKEVTPEGLQMVKKNFEWVAERVELLLKSESKCRVVVLMGSTSDLGHCEKIKKACGNFGIPCELRVTSAHKGPDETLRIKAEYEGDGIPTVFVAVAGRSNGLGPVMSGNTAYPVISCPPLTPDWGAQDVWSSLRLPSGLGCSTILSPEGSAQFAAQIFGLNNHLVWSKLRASILNTWISLKQADKKIRECH from the exons TACTGAACATTGGTAAAAAATTGTATGAGGGTAAAACAAAAGAAGTCTACGAATTGTTAGATAGCCCAGGAAAAGTCCTCCTGCAGTCCAAGGACCAGATTACAGCAGGAAATGCAGCTAGAAAGAATCACCTGGAAGGAAAAGCTGCAATCTCAAATAAAATCACGAgttgtatttttcagttgttaCAGGAAGCAG GTATTAAAACTGCCTTCACCAGAAAATGTGGGGAGACAGCTTTCATTGCACCCCAGTGTGAAATGATTCCAATTGAATGGGTTTGCAGAAGAATAGCAACTGgttcttttctcaaaagaaatccTGGTGTCAAGGAAGGATATAAGTTTTACCCACCTAAAGTGGAGTTGTTTTTCAAG GATGATGCTAATAATGACCCACAGTGGTCTGAGGAACAGCTGATTGCTGCAAAATTTTGCTTCGCTGGACTTGTTATAGGCCAAACTGAAGTGGATATCATGAGTCATGCTACACAGGCTATATTTGAAATACTGGAGAAATCCTGGTTGCCCCAGAATTGTACACTGGTTGATATGAAG ATTGAATTTGGTGTTGATGTAACCACCAAAGAAATTGTTCTTGCTGATGTTATTGACAATGATTCCTGGAGACTCTGGCCATCAGGAGATCGAAgccaacagaaagacaaacag tcTTATCGGGACCTCAAAGAAGTAACTCCTGAAGGGCTCCAAATGGTAAAGAAAAACTTTGAGTGGGTTGCAGAGAGAGTAGAG ttGCTGTTGAAATCAGAAAGTAAGTGCAGGGTTGTAGTGTTGATGGGCTCTACTTCTGATCTTGGTCACTGTGAAAAAATCAAGAAGGCCTGTGGAAATTTTGGCATTCCATGTGAACTTCGAGTAACATCTGCGCATAAAGGACCAGATGAAACCCTGAGGATTAAAGCTGAGTATGAAG GGGATGGCATTCCTACTGTATTTGTGGCAGTGGCAGGCAGAAGTAATGGTTTGGGACCAGTGATGTCTGGGAACACTGCATATCCAGTTATCAGCTGTCCTCCCCTCACACCAGACTGGGGAGCTCAGGATGTGTGGTCTTCTCTTCGACTGCCCAGTG GTCTTGGCTGTTCAACCATACTTTCTCCAGAAGGATCAGCTCAATTTGCTGCTCAGATATTTGGATTAAACAACCATTTGGTATGGAGCAAACTGCGAGCAAGCATTTTGAACACATGGATTTCCTTGAAGCAGGCTGACAAGAAAATCAGAGAATGCCATTGA
- the PAICS gene encoding multifunctional protein ADE2 isoform X2, with product MATAEVLNIGKKLYEGKTKEVYELLDSPGKVLLQSKDQITAGNAARKNHLEGKAAISNKITSCIFQLLQEAGIKTAFTRKCGETAFIAPQCEMIPIEWVCRRIATGSFLKRNPGVKEGYKFYPPKVELFFKDDANNDPQWSEEQLIAAKFCFAGLVIGQTEVDIMSHATQAIFEILEKSWLPQNCTLVDMKIEFGVDVTTKEIVLADVIDNDSWRLWPSGDRSQQKDKQLLLKSESKCRVVVLMGSTSDLGHCEKIKKACGNFGIPCELRVTSAHKGPDETLRIKAEYEGDGIPTVFVAVAGRSNGLGPVMSGNTAYPVISCPPLTPDWGAQDVWSSLRLPSGLGCSTILSPEGSAQFAAQIFGLNNHLVWSKLRASILNTWISLKQADKKIRECH from the exons TACTGAACATTGGTAAAAAATTGTATGAGGGTAAAACAAAAGAAGTCTACGAATTGTTAGATAGCCCAGGAAAAGTCCTCCTGCAGTCCAAGGACCAGATTACAGCAGGAAATGCAGCTAGAAAGAATCACCTGGAAGGAAAAGCTGCAATCTCAAATAAAATCACGAgttgtatttttcagttgttaCAGGAAGCAG GTATTAAAACTGCCTTCACCAGAAAATGTGGGGAGACAGCTTTCATTGCACCCCAGTGTGAAATGATTCCAATTGAATGGGTTTGCAGAAGAATAGCAACTGgttcttttctcaaaagaaatccTGGTGTCAAGGAAGGATATAAGTTTTACCCACCTAAAGTGGAGTTGTTTTTCAAG GATGATGCTAATAATGACCCACAGTGGTCTGAGGAACAGCTGATTGCTGCAAAATTTTGCTTCGCTGGACTTGTTATAGGCCAAACTGAAGTGGATATCATGAGTCATGCTACACAGGCTATATTTGAAATACTGGAGAAATCCTGGTTGCCCCAGAATTGTACACTGGTTGATATGAAG ATTGAATTTGGTGTTGATGTAACCACCAAAGAAATTGTTCTTGCTGATGTTATTGACAATGATTCCTGGAGACTCTGGCCATCAGGAGATCGAAgccaacagaaagacaaacag ttGCTGTTGAAATCAGAAAGTAAGTGCAGGGTTGTAGTGTTGATGGGCTCTACTTCTGATCTTGGTCACTGTGAAAAAATCAAGAAGGCCTGTGGAAATTTTGGCATTCCATGTGAACTTCGAGTAACATCTGCGCATAAAGGACCAGATGAAACCCTGAGGATTAAAGCTGAGTATGAAG GGGATGGCATTCCTACTGTATTTGTGGCAGTGGCAGGCAGAAGTAATGGTTTGGGACCAGTGATGTCTGGGAACACTGCATATCCAGTTATCAGCTGTCCTCCCCTCACACCAGACTGGGGAGCTCAGGATGTGTGGTCTTCTCTTCGACTGCCCAGTG GTCTTGGCTGTTCAACCATACTTTCTCCAGAAGGATCAGCTCAATTTGCTGCTCAGATATTTGGATTAAACAACCATTTGGTATGGAGCAAACTGCGAGCAAGCATTTTGAACACATGGATTTCCTTGAAGCAGGCTGACAAGAAAATCAGAGAATGCCATTGA